The following are from one region of the Lytechinus pictus isolate F3 Inbred chromosome 4, Lp3.0, whole genome shotgun sequence genome:
- the LOC129259102 gene encoding non-POU domain-containing octamer-binding protein-like isoform X1 produces MPNREDSRGTQGQKRPNQPMNNRGNDSKGGGEGSANSTPNKPNVKQQHNQPQSQDRHDRSGGQHHQHQSGGEKRHRPPFQGNRKDYQKGNDTLNPLPEFDAGPRTEKKFTGRCRLFVGNLANDVSESDFKKMFEKFGEVSETFLNSQKGFGFIRLDTRLNAEAAKAALDGTQQKNRTIRVRFATHGAALRVKNIPPSTSNELLEQAFSMFGEVERAIVIVDDRGRPTKNGIVEFSRKPGAQNALNRIGQGVFLLTAAPFPVTVEPLEQKDEEDGNQERYIMKNREYQREREQPPRFAQPGTFEYEWGQRMKALEEEEKIKRDNLEKNIEESRLKVMDEMEIAKTEHQAILMRQELARRQEELQRLEDQRREFEMRRNERDERRRQEENLYRQHEDALRRRQQVQQDDMRLQQDMMRRQQEEMMQMEGSRRPMPGVGGPQPLMAGGSGVGGPQSGTDMLPQQVQGGAGRQSRFDQQPSSGFNNNQNRGPNQGGQGGNNGTPTANRGGPGAPGVLGSAPGSTPGGNQQGGRGAQQGGRGQAQGGRGPTQGGPGANMAQGGGPGSYGSGRGGPNRSQMDDGRGRMAVERRDDRGGDRGRNMERRDDYMAKRMRRF; encoded by the exons ATGCCAAACAGGGAAGACTCGAGAGGAACCCAAGGACAAAAAAGGCCCAATCAACCAATGAATAATCGTGGAAACGACAGTAAAGGAGGCGGTGAGGGAAGCGCAAATTCGACTCCGAACAAGCCAAACGTCAAGCAGCAACACAATCAGCCACAGAGTCAAGACAGGCACGATAGAAGCGGTGGtcagcatcatcaacatcaatctGGTGGTGAGAAACGACAcagacccccatttcagggaAATCGAAAAGACTATCAGAAAGGAAATGATACACTTAATCCTCTTCCAGAATTTGATGCAGGACCAAGAACGGAAAAGAAATTCACAGGACGTTGCCGTCTTTTCGTTGGCAATCTCGCAAATGATGTGTCAGAATCAGATTTCAAAAAGATGTTCGAGAAATTTGGAGAGGTGTCTGAAACATTCCTGAATAGCCAAAAAGGTTTTGGTTTCATTCGTTTG GATACAAGATTAAATGCAGAGGCTGCTAAAGCTGCCCTAGATGGTACCCAACAGAAGAATCGTACTATCAGAGTTcgttttgccacacatggagcaGCACTTAGGGTAAAGAACATCCCACCAAGCACATCAAATGAACTTCTAGAACAGGCATTCTCAATGTTTGGGGAGGTAGAGCGGGCCATCGTGATTGTAGATGACAGAGGGCGACCGACAAAGAATGGAATCGTGGAATTTTCACGAAAACCTGGTGCACAGAATGCCTTGAACAGAATTGGTCAAGGTGTTTTCCTTTTGACAGC GGCCCCATTTCCTGTGACAGTAGAGCCTCTCGAACAGAAAGATGAAGAGGATGGAAACCAAGAGCGTTACATCATGAAGAACAGAGAGTACCAAAGGGAGAGAGAGCAACCACCACGATTTGCCCAGCCAGGAACATTTGAGTACGAGTGGGGGCAGCGGATGAAGGCCctggaggaagaagaaaagattAAGAGAGATAATCTAGAAAAGAACATCGAAGAGTCTAGGCTGAAAGTTATGGATGAGATGGAAATTGCAAAGACAGAGCATCAAGCCATTCTTATGCGTCAAG agCTTGCACGTCGACAGGAAGAGCTTCAACGTCTGGAGGACCAACGTAGGGAGTTTGAAATGAG gcgCAATGAGCGTGACGAGCGAAGGCGTCAGGAAGAGAACTTGTACAGGCAGCATGAAGATGCCTTGAGACGTCGTCAGCAGGTCCAGCAGGATGACATGAGGCTCCAGCAGGATATGATGAGGAGACAGCAGGAGGAGATGATGCAGATGGAG GGCTCTAGACGCCCCATGCCCGGAGTTGGTGGGCCCCAGCCCTTGATGGCTGGTGGCTCAGGTGTTGGTGGTCCCCAGAGCGGTACAGACATGTTGCCTCAACAAGTTCAAGGAGGTGCCGGG CGTCAGAGTAGGTTTGATCAACAGCCAAGCAGTGGCTTCAATAACAACCAGAACCGTGGACCCAACCAAGGTGGACAAGGCGGCAATAATGGAACCCCAACGGCCAACAGAGGTGGACCAGGTGCCCCAGGAGTTCTTGGCAGCGCCCCAGGCAGCACTCCAGGTGGCAACCAACAGGGTGGACGTGGTGCCCAGCAGGGCGGCCGTGGCCAAGCCCAGGGAGGACGAGGCCCAACCCAAGGTGGACCTGGAGCCAACATGGCACAAGGTGGAGGACCAGGATCCTATGGCAGTGGCAGGGGAGGACCAAACCGTTCCCAGATGGACGATGGAAGAGGTAGAATGGCTGTTGAGCGAAGAGACGACCGTGGTGGCGACCGTGGCCGTAATATGGAACGCCGTGATGACTACATGGCCAAGCGCATGCGTCGCTTCTAG
- the LOC129259102 gene encoding non-POU domain-containing octamer-binding protein-like isoform X2 codes for MPNREDSRGTQGQKRPNQPMNNRGNDSKGGGEGSANSTPNKPNVKQQHNQPQSQDRHDRSGGQHHQHQSGGEKRHRPPFQGNRKDYQKGNDTLNPLPEFDAGPRTEKKFTGRCRLFVGNLANDVSESDFKKMFEKFGEVSETFLNSQKGFGFIRLDTRLNAEAAKAALDGTQQKNRTIRVRFATHGAALRVKNIPPSTSNELLEQAFSMFGEVERAIVIVDDRGRPTKNGIVEFSRKPGAQNALNRIGQGVFLLTAAPFPVTVEPLEQKDEEDGNQERYIMKNREYQREREQPPRFAQPGTFEYEWGQRMKALEEEEKIKRDNLEKNIEESRLKVMDEMEIAKTEHQAILMRQELARRQEELQRLEDQRREFEMRRNERDERRRQEENLYRQHEDALRRRQQVQQDDMRLQQDMMRRQQEEMMQMERQSRFDQQPSSGFNNNQNRGPNQGGQGGNNGTPTANRGGPGAPGVLGSAPGSTPGGNQQGGRGAQQGGRGQAQGGRGPTQGGPGANMAQGGGPGSYGSGRGGPNRSQMDDGRGRMAVERRDDRGGDRGRNMERRDDYMAKRMRRF; via the exons ATGCCAAACAGGGAAGACTCGAGAGGAACCCAAGGACAAAAAAGGCCCAATCAACCAATGAATAATCGTGGAAACGACAGTAAAGGAGGCGGTGAGGGAAGCGCAAATTCGACTCCGAACAAGCCAAACGTCAAGCAGCAACACAATCAGCCACAGAGTCAAGACAGGCACGATAGAAGCGGTGGtcagcatcatcaacatcaatctGGTGGTGAGAAACGACAcagacccccatttcagggaAATCGAAAAGACTATCAGAAAGGAAATGATACACTTAATCCTCTTCCAGAATTTGATGCAGGACCAAGAACGGAAAAGAAATTCACAGGACGTTGCCGTCTTTTCGTTGGCAATCTCGCAAATGATGTGTCAGAATCAGATTTCAAAAAGATGTTCGAGAAATTTGGAGAGGTGTCTGAAACATTCCTGAATAGCCAAAAAGGTTTTGGTTTCATTCGTTTG GATACAAGATTAAATGCAGAGGCTGCTAAAGCTGCCCTAGATGGTACCCAACAGAAGAATCGTACTATCAGAGTTcgttttgccacacatggagcaGCACTTAGGGTAAAGAACATCCCACCAAGCACATCAAATGAACTTCTAGAACAGGCATTCTCAATGTTTGGGGAGGTAGAGCGGGCCATCGTGATTGTAGATGACAGAGGGCGACCGACAAAGAATGGAATCGTGGAATTTTCACGAAAACCTGGTGCACAGAATGCCTTGAACAGAATTGGTCAAGGTGTTTTCCTTTTGACAGC GGCCCCATTTCCTGTGACAGTAGAGCCTCTCGAACAGAAAGATGAAGAGGATGGAAACCAAGAGCGTTACATCATGAAGAACAGAGAGTACCAAAGGGAGAGAGAGCAACCACCACGATTTGCCCAGCCAGGAACATTTGAGTACGAGTGGGGGCAGCGGATGAAGGCCctggaggaagaagaaaagattAAGAGAGATAATCTAGAAAAGAACATCGAAGAGTCTAGGCTGAAAGTTATGGATGAGATGGAAATTGCAAAGACAGAGCATCAAGCCATTCTTATGCGTCAAG agCTTGCACGTCGACAGGAAGAGCTTCAACGTCTGGAGGACCAACGTAGGGAGTTTGAAATGAG gcgCAATGAGCGTGACGAGCGAAGGCGTCAGGAAGAGAACTTGTACAGGCAGCATGAAGATGCCTTGAGACGTCGTCAGCAGGTCCAGCAGGATGACATGAGGCTCCAGCAGGATATGATGAGGAGACAGCAGGAGGAGATGATGCAGATGGAG CGTCAGAGTAGGTTTGATCAACAGCCAAGCAGTGGCTTCAATAACAACCAGAACCGTGGACCCAACCAAGGTGGACAAGGCGGCAATAATGGAACCCCAACGGCCAACAGAGGTGGACCAGGTGCCCCAGGAGTTCTTGGCAGCGCCCCAGGCAGCACTCCAGGTGGCAACCAACAGGGTGGACGTGGTGCCCAGCAGGGCGGCCGTGGCCAAGCCCAGGGAGGACGAGGCCCAACCCAAGGTGGACCTGGAGCCAACATGGCACAAGGTGGAGGACCAGGATCCTATGGCAGTGGCAGGGGAGGACCAAACCGTTCCCAGATGGACGATGGAAGAGGTAGAATGGCTGTTGAGCGAAGAGACGACCGTGGTGGCGACCGTGGCCGTAATATGGAACGCCGTGATGACTACATGGCCAAGCGCATGCGTCGCTTCTAG